From Streptomyces asiaticus, one genomic window encodes:
- a CDS encoding class I SAM-dependent methyltransferase has protein sequence MDRNIRTVDDVLRLLDGLFAPEADRWTAGGASWWDGFYADRAKSVPFFVAKPDEHLVSYLDRGLIAPGRALDLGCGPGRNALRLASRGFTVDAVDLSPTAISWAEERAHEAGAEVRFHRGDAFALTAGELAGPYDLICDSGCFHHLPPHRRISYLALLERALAPGGHLALTCFAAGAMGSELPDAAFYRQSGLHGGLAYTPDSLRWIFAELTEIELRRMRDEPSGSPLFGEPFLWTALFRRPREAGSTAP, from the coding sequence GTGGACCGGAACATACGCACGGTGGACGACGTGTTGAGGCTCCTGGACGGCCTCTTCGCACCGGAGGCCGACCGCTGGACGGCCGGCGGCGCCTCGTGGTGGGACGGTTTCTACGCGGACCGCGCCAAGTCCGTGCCGTTCTTCGTGGCGAAGCCCGATGAGCATCTGGTGTCATACCTCGACCGTGGCCTGATCGCCCCGGGCCGGGCCCTCGATCTGGGGTGCGGCCCCGGCCGTAACGCCCTCCGCCTCGCCTCCCGGGGGTTCACGGTGGACGCCGTCGACCTCTCGCCCACGGCCATCTCCTGGGCCGAGGAACGCGCCCATGAGGCCGGGGCCGAGGTCCGGTTCCACCGCGGCGACGCCTTCGCCCTCACCGCCGGCGAGTTGGCCGGGCCGTACGACCTGATCTGCGACTCCGGCTGCTTCCACCATCTGCCACCGCACCGCCGGATCAGCTACCTCGCGCTCCTCGAACGCGCCCTGGCCCCCGGCGGCCATCTCGCCCTCACCTGCTTCGCGGCGGGCGCGATGGGTTCCGAACTGCCCGACGCGGCCTTCTACCGTCAATCCGGGCTTCACGGTGGCCTCGCCTACACACCGGATTCCCTGCGCTGGATCTTCGCCGAGCTGACCGAGATCGAGCTGCGCCGGATGCGGGACGAGCCGTCCGGCTCCCCGCTCTTCGGGGAGCCGTTCCTGTGGACGGCCCTCTTCCGCCGCCCGAGGGAGGCGGGGAGCACCGCGCCCTGA
- a CDS encoding RICIN domain-containing protein produces the protein MTDPHGTEPDATTGQRSYAQLSDTELTERIRSGAPTALPATQELRERHLPAVLSYARLCGRTQADADQLADLSFGLAAQETCRGIDPWGPWRHHLLLLVQRVAATWAEGSREERLDPAFAEWLGHSGTATGGAAGLPGPRGRSAMLGGFLTLSARTRDVLWYSVVEEEPDTVVATFAGVAPHTVPTLRETARGALREAWLRTHLERGGEQTCQRFRGLIEAAVRPENPRRCDDLDRHLSGCLSCAGVYGELLRMDEDPRPVIADGLLGWGGASYVTAEPVAGVPSVGSAAVSPAEPPRLEPPLVPAPPPPYPPLGPAGVAAHVPMEGGSTGRRLRTRIGSRPPATAALVAVAAVAAVALTVALLVSDGDDMAPAGRANTPAPTATPAAPSSDPTTDSPAPTKRPQRPPNPGGMTQPPTTAPATTPPSTAPAPSAPIPDDSFTVVVNAASGLCLDIRDQQVEKRTDAVLAQCSGSDTQRWRLDSEGLLHTEADPDFCLDSRGDTDRGVGIWPCSSADGDNGENLRFAVDRDGVIRPHIAPDFAVTPDGDDPDSEVGLRSADDRNDQRWNAGLGDASADVSVSDPAPAH, from the coding sequence GTGACCGACCCGCACGGAACCGAACCCGATGCCACCACCGGGCAACGGTCGTATGCCCAGCTGTCCGACACGGAGCTCACCGAACGGATCCGCTCCGGTGCGCCCACCGCCCTCCCCGCCACCCAGGAACTGAGGGAGCGCCACCTTCCGGCCGTGCTGTCCTACGCCCGGCTCTGCGGCAGGACCCAGGCCGACGCCGACCAGCTCGCCGACCTCTCCTTCGGCCTCGCCGCACAGGAGACCTGCCGGGGTATCGATCCCTGGGGGCCGTGGCGCCACCATCTGCTGCTGCTCGTCCAGCGGGTGGCCGCCACCTGGGCGGAGGGCAGCCGGGAGGAGCGGCTGGATCCCGCGTTCGCCGAGTGGCTCGGGCACTCCGGTACCGCCACGGGCGGTGCGGCCGGACTCCCGGGGCCGAGGGGGCGTTCGGCCATGCTCGGCGGCTTCCTCACCCTCTCGGCGCGCACCCGCGATGTCCTGTGGTACAGCGTGGTGGAGGAGGAGCCCGACACGGTGGTGGCCACCTTCGCGGGCGTGGCGCCGCACACCGTCCCCACGCTCCGGGAGACGGCACGGGGCGCGCTGCGCGAGGCATGGCTGCGGACCCATCTGGAGCGTGGCGGCGAGCAGACGTGTCAGAGGTTCCGCGGCCTCATCGAGGCGGCGGTACGGCCGGAGAACCCCCGGCGCTGTGATGACCTGGACCGCCATCTGTCCGGCTGCCTTTCGTGTGCCGGGGTGTACGGCGAACTGCTGCGGATGGACGAGGATCCCCGGCCCGTGATCGCCGATGGGCTCCTGGGGTGGGGCGGGGCGTCCTACGTCACGGCGGAACCGGTCGCCGGTGTGCCCTCGGTGGGGTCGGCGGCGGTGTCGCCCGCGGAGCCGCCACGGCTGGAGCCTCCCCTGGTCCCCGCTCCCCCGCCGCCGTATCCACCGTTGGGGCCCGCCGGAGTCGCGGCGCATGTGCCGATGGAGGGTGGATCCACGGGACGGCGCCTGCGGACCAGGATCGGCTCCCGGCCGCCCGCGACGGCCGCGCTGGTCGCGGTGGCAGCCGTGGCGGCGGTGGCCCTCACCGTCGCCCTCCTGGTGTCCGACGGGGACGACATGGCCCCGGCCGGCCGCGCGAACACCCCCGCGCCCACGGCCACCCCGGCGGCTCCTTCGTCGGACCCTACGACGGATTCCCCGGCTCCGACGAAGAGGCCACAGCGCCCGCCGAACCCCGGTGGCATGACCCAACCGCCCACGACCGCCCCGGCCACCACTCCCCCGAGCACCGCCCCCGCGCCCTCCGCCCCGATTCCGGACGACAGCTTCACCGTGGTGGTCAACGCCGCCTCCGGGCTCTGTCTGGACATCCGCGACCAGCAGGTGGAGAAGCGCACGGACGCCGTCCTGGCCCAGTGCAGCGGGAGCGACACCCAGCGGTGGCGGCTGGACTCGGAGGGGCTGCTGCACACCGAGGCCGATCCCGACTTCTGTCTGGACTCGCGCGGGGACACCGACCGGGGTGTGGGCATCTGGCCGTGCTCGTCCGCCGACGGCGACAACGGCGAGAACCTGCGGTTCGCGGTCGACCGCGACGGGGTGATCCGCCCTCATATCGCGCCCGACTTCGCGGTCACCCCGGACGGCGACGACCCCGACAGCGAGGTCGGGCTGCGCTCGGCCGATGACCGGAACGATCAGCGGTGGAACGCCGGTCTCGGGGATGCCTCGGCCGATGTGTCGGTGTCGGACCCCGCTCCGGCACACTGA
- a CDS encoding long-chain-fatty-acid--CoA ligase — MTLTAAAVLAESALRRPDHPALVFGSRRITYRELWDATRRYAAVLRDQGIGPGDRVALLLPNTPHFPMVYYGVLALGAVAVPVHGLLRADEIVHVLRDSESKVLVCGAPMLTEGAKGAEVAGVPVVTVLEEHGGGRPRLDALAEGAEPIERCVPREPGDLAVVLYTSGTTGHPKGAMITHFNLVMNVSTTMRSPFDLGPDDVLLGCLPLFHTFGQTCGMSTTFLAGGTMVLMNRFDGPRALDLMVTERCTVFMGVPTMYLALLDAAAEDPRRPALDRAFSGGSALPVKVLEDFQEVFGCPIYEGYGLTEASPVVAYNQRAWPRKPGTVGRPIWGVEAEIAAADVEDRVELLPTGAVGEIVIRGHNVMAGYLNRPEATAEVLVDGWFRSGDLGTKDAEGYLTLVDRKKDLVVRGGYNVYPREVEDVLMRHPAIAQVAVIGLPDEVYGEEVCAVVRPRPGTAPDAALGSGIVAWARERLAGHKYPRRVEFIDAFPLGPSGKVLKRELVGRFTTGR; from the coding sequence ATGACGCTCACCGCGGCGGCGGTGCTCGCCGAGTCCGCGCTGCGGCGCCCGGACCACCCCGCGCTCGTCTTCGGCTCGCGGCGCATCACCTACCGCGAGCTGTGGGACGCCACCCGGCGGTACGCCGCCGTACTGCGCGACCAGGGCATCGGCCCCGGCGATCGGGTGGCCCTGCTGCTGCCGAACACCCCGCACTTCCCGATGGTGTACTACGGGGTGCTGGCGCTCGGCGCCGTGGCCGTCCCGGTGCACGGTCTGCTGCGCGCCGACGAGATCGTCCATGTGCTCCGCGACTCGGAGTCGAAGGTGCTGGTGTGCGGGGCGCCGATGCTCACCGAGGGCGCCAAGGGAGCGGAGGTGGCCGGGGTTCCGGTGGTCACCGTGCTGGAGGAGCACGGCGGCGGCCGTCCGCGGCTGGACGCCCTCGCCGAAGGCGCCGAGCCCATCGAGCGGTGTGTTCCGCGCGAGCCCGGCGACCTCGCCGTGGTCCTGTACACCTCGGGCACCACCGGCCACCCCAAGGGCGCGATGATCACCCACTTCAATCTGGTGATGAACGTGAGCACCACGATGCGCTCGCCGTTCGACCTCGGCCCCGACGATGTGCTGCTGGGCTGTCTGCCCCTGTTCCACACCTTCGGGCAGACCTGCGGGATGAGCACCACCTTCCTGGCGGGCGGCACGATGGTGCTGATGAACCGGTTCGACGGCCCCCGGGCGCTGGACCTGATGGTCACCGAGAGGTGCACCGTCTTCATGGGCGTGCCCACCATGTATCTGGCCCTGCTCGACGCCGCCGCCGAGGACCCCCGCCGCCCAGCCCTCGACCGCGCCTTCTCCGGGGGATCGGCGCTTCCGGTGAAGGTGCTCGAGGACTTCCAGGAGGTCTTCGGCTGCCCGATCTACGAGGGGTACGGGCTGACCGAGGCATCACCGGTGGTCGCCTACAACCAGAGGGCGTGGCCGCGTAAACCCGGGACGGTGGGGCGCCCGATCTGGGGCGTCGAGGCGGAGATCGCCGCGGCCGATGTGGAGGACCGCGTCGAGCTGCTGCCCACGGGCGCGGTCGGTGAGATCGTCATCCGTGGCCACAATGTGATGGCCGGTTACCTCAACCGCCCGGAGGCCACGGCCGAGGTGCTGGTCGACGGGTGGTTCCGCTCGGGTGACCTCGGCACCAAGGACGCGGAGGGCTATCTCACCCTCGTGGACCGCAAGAAGGACCTGGTGGTGCGCGGCGGTTACAACGTCTACCCGCGCGAGGTGGAGGACGTGCTGATGCGCCACCCGGCCATCGCCCAGGTGGCGGTCATCGGACTGCCCGACGAGGTGTACGGCGAGGAGGTGTGCGCCGTGGTGCGGCCACGCCCCGGGACGGCTCCGGACGCGGCGCTCGGCTCCGGGATCGTGGCGTGGGCGAGGGAACGGCTCGCCGGGCACAAGTACCCCCGCCGGGTGGAGTTCATCGACGCCTTCCCCCTGGGCCCCAGCGGCAAGGTGCTCAAACGCGAACTCGTCGGTCGCTTCACCACCGGTCGGTAG
- a CDS encoding class I adenylate-forming enzyme family protein — translation MSPTDNYVRRVLEALSADSERVALLRDDERFTAGEFTRTVVAAAELLRRQTAEEEIPVVAVLTVANTPATIMLRYAANLIGATVVHLHSTNAVDPTDQLATRERHEILKKTGATFLAVDEENLGLARELCERLPEPPRLAALGSLGPDVLDLTTGDADAFDLTVVETDPERPAVVLFTSGTSGSPKGVTLPFRVRTLYLRAGLDAPGPITYLSTLPVSHSNGSGADLALASGGTVVLHEGFDASAVLDAVERHRVSALTLTPPQLYMLVDHPAIKDTDLSSIQIISYGGCPAAPARLAEAVEVFGPVLLQFYGTTETSGISVLAPPDHFDPELRFTAGRLTAEVRVRDVDDQRDLPAGEIGEICVRSPFNMLGYWREPELTAETVRDGWVYTGDLGALDERGYVRLHGRVGEVMKTNGIKVHPTAVENALLTHPDVAQAAVYGVADGDRVEHIHAAVVLRTGGVADFTSLLDHVSGELSPKHVPAAITFHDDLPLTGAGKPDKQRLAAQRAGV, via the coding sequence ATGTCTCCGACCGACAATTACGTCCGACGGGTCCTCGAGGCTCTGTCGGCCGATTCGGAGCGGGTTGCCCTGCTCCGCGACGATGAGCGGTTCACCGCCGGTGAGTTCACCCGCACCGTGGTCGCGGCGGCGGAATTGCTGCGCCGCCAGACAGCGGAGGAAGAAATTCCGGTCGTGGCCGTACTGACGGTCGCCAACACCCCGGCCACCATCATGCTGCGCTATGCGGCGAACCTCATCGGTGCCACGGTGGTCCATCTGCACTCCACCAACGCGGTGGACCCCACCGATCAGCTGGCCACCCGCGAGCGGCACGAGATCCTGAAGAAGACCGGCGCCACGTTCCTCGCCGTGGACGAGGAGAACCTGGGCCTGGCCCGGGAGCTGTGCGAGCGTCTGCCGGAGCCGCCCCGGCTCGCCGCACTGGGCTCGCTCGGCCCCGATGTGCTGGACCTGACCACGGGCGACGCGGACGCCTTCGATCTGACGGTCGTGGAGACCGACCCCGAGCGCCCGGCCGTGGTCCTGTTCACCAGTGGCACCAGCGGCAGCCCGAAGGGTGTGACACTCCCCTTCCGCGTCCGAACTCTCTATCTGCGGGCGGGACTTGACGCGCCCGGCCCGATCACCTATCTGTCCACGCTGCCGGTGAGCCACTCCAACGGCTCCGGCGCCGACCTCGCCCTCGCCTCCGGTGGCACGGTGGTGCTGCACGAGGGCTTCGACGCGAGCGCGGTGCTCGACGCGGTGGAGCGCCACCGGGTGTCCGCGCTCACCCTCACCCCTCCGCAGCTGTACATGCTGGTGGACCACCCGGCCATCAAGGACACCGATCTGTCGAGCATCCAGATCATCTCCTACGGCGGCTGCCCCGCCGCCCCGGCCCGGCTGGCCGAGGCGGTCGAGGTGTTCGGCCCGGTGCTGCTCCAGTTCTACGGCACCACCGAGACCAGCGGGATCAGCGTGCTCGCCCCGCCGGACCACTTCGACCCCGAACTGCGGTTCACCGCCGGCCGGCTGACCGCCGAGGTGCGCGTCCGTGACGTGGACGACCAGCGCGATCTGCCGGCGGGTGAGATCGGCGAGATCTGCGTACGGTCGCCGTTCAACATGCTCGGCTACTGGCGCGAGCCGGAGCTGACCGCGGAGACCGTACGCGACGGCTGGGTGTACACCGGTGACCTCGGCGCCCTCGACGAGCGCGGCTATGTGCGGCTGCACGGCCGGGTGGGCGAGGTGATGAAGACCAACGGGATCAAGGTTCATCCCACCGCCGTCGAGAACGCGCTGCTGACCCACCCCGATGTGGCCCAGGCCGCGGTGTACGGCGTGGCCGACGGGGACCGGGTGGAGCACATCCACGCCGCCGTGGTGCTCAGGACCGGTGGCGTCGCGGACTTCACCTCGCTGCTCGACCATGTGTCCGGTGAGCTCTCGCCCAAGCACGTGCCGGCCGCCATCACCTTCCATGACGACCTTCCGCTGACCGGCGCGGGCAAGCCGGACAAGCAGCGGCTGGCCGCCCAGCGGGCCGGGGTATGA
- the hemA gene encoding 5-aminolevulinate synthase: protein MTTQYLDLFSRLTEGSDGGKREFLEIGRLAGQFPAASVSGLEDTSRISVWCSNDYLGMGQHPAVLEAMKEAVDEYGAGAGGSRNIGGTNHCHVLLEKELSALHGKDDALLFTSGYTANDGALSVIAGRMEGCVVFSDALNHASIIDGLRHSGAQKRIFRHNDTAHLEELLAAADPDAPKLIVTESVYSMNGDIAPLAEIADIAERHGAMTFLDEVHAVGMYGPQGAGIAAREGLADRFTVIMGTLAKGFGTNGGYIVGPAEVIEAVRMFSRSFIFTTAMPPAVAAAALAAVRHLRSSEAERERLWANAQLMHRLLKERRIPFISDLTHIVSVLVRNEALCKRMSTALLERHGIYVQAINAPSVRAGEEILRVAPGAVHSTSEVEMFVKALDQVWEELGGPREDVEIRLRNGTGRG, encoded by the coding sequence GTGACGACCCAATATCTGGACCTGTTTTCGCGCCTCACCGAAGGTTCTGACGGTGGAAAGCGGGAGTTCCTGGAGATCGGACGGCTCGCCGGTCAGTTCCCCGCCGCCAGCGTCAGCGGCCTCGAGGACACCTCCCGGATCAGCGTCTGGTGCAGCAACGACTACCTCGGCATGGGCCAGCACCCCGCCGTCCTGGAGGCCATGAAGGAAGCCGTCGACGAGTACGGGGCGGGCGCCGGCGGCTCACGCAACATCGGCGGCACCAACCACTGCCACGTATTGCTGGAGAAGGAGCTCAGCGCGCTCCACGGCAAGGACGACGCGCTGCTGTTCACCTCCGGCTACACCGCCAACGACGGCGCGCTGTCCGTCATCGCGGGCCGCATGGAGGGCTGCGTCGTCTTCTCCGACGCGCTGAACCACGCCTCCATCATCGACGGCCTGCGCCACAGCGGCGCCCAGAAGCGGATCTTCCGGCACAACGACACCGCGCACCTCGAGGAGCTGCTCGCGGCCGCCGACCCCGATGCGCCCAAGCTCATCGTCACCGAGTCGGTCTACTCGATGAACGGCGACATCGCGCCACTCGCGGAGATCGCCGACATCGCCGAGCGCCATGGTGCCATGACCTTCCTCGACGAGGTGCACGCGGTGGGCATGTACGGCCCGCAGGGCGCGGGCATCGCGGCACGCGAGGGGCTGGCAGACCGGTTCACCGTCATCATGGGCACGCTGGCCAAGGGCTTTGGCACCAACGGCGGATACATCGTGGGCCCGGCGGAGGTGATCGAGGCGGTGCGGATGTTCTCCCGCTCCTTCATCTTCACCACCGCGATGCCGCCCGCCGTGGCCGCCGCCGCCCTCGCCGCCGTCCGCCATCTGCGCTCCTCGGAGGCCGAAAGGGAACGGCTGTGGGCAAACGCACAGTTGATGCACCGGCTGCTGAAGGAGCGCCGGATCCCCTTCATCTCCGACCTCACCCACATCGTGTCCGTGCTGGTGCGGAACGAGGCCCTGTGCAAGCGCATGTCCACGGCCCTGCTGGAGCGGCACGGCATCTATGTGCAGGCGATCAACGCGCCCAGCGTACGGGCCGGTGAGGAGATCCTGCGGGTAGCCCCCGGAGCCGTCCATTCCACCTCCGAGGTGGAGATGTTCGTCAAGGCCCTTGACCAGGTCTGGGAGGAGCTCGGCGGCCCCCGTGAGGATGTCGAAATACGGTTGCGCAATGGGACCGGCCGGGGTTAG
- a CDS encoding ACP S-malonyltransferase, giving the protein MNDQPGAGAELYELFPSVQHTYQRIAEWTGIDVQRIFEEERQPGQEHRQGIGAIRQAAAVLGIADVLAEEYGITPAAVCGLSFGALVGATLAGAVERQDLFTLLMRLREVPPPAADNGPQAVAMLRIPYDTATDDLLADVPGVYLSADLGKVGTGQERMVLLGGYRSALQEFGAGFPAGALHVSDDHGAAFHSPLQQHISDFLEPTLEAMTFHDPRVPVHSCMERKALTTAEEIRDLFRRNPTAPVSVPHMIGGLEDGGTELGLVLGPAAFGTFQSAAFPVVHVESPDHVFEAMTAVYDFGIELPSTEAGVAQ; this is encoded by the coding sequence ATGAACGATCAGCCGGGAGCCGGCGCGGAGCTGTATGAACTCTTTCCGAGTGTGCAGCACACCTATCAACGCATCGCCGAGTGGACGGGTATCGACGTCCAGCGGATATTCGAAGAGGAACGGCAACCCGGACAGGAGCACCGACAAGGCATCGGTGCCATTCGTCAGGCCGCGGCCGTATTAGGAATTGCGGATGTTCTCGCCGAGGAATACGGCATAACGCCGGCCGCCGTATGCGGGCTGAGTTTCGGCGCACTGGTCGGCGCGACTCTCGCCGGAGCCGTCGAGCGTCAGGATCTCTTCACCCTTCTGATGCGATTGCGGGAAGTGCCACCACCGGCCGCGGACAACGGCCCGCAGGCCGTCGCCATGCTGCGGATCCCCTACGACACCGCCACCGACGACCTGCTCGCCGACGTCCCCGGTGTGTATCTCTCCGCCGACCTCGGGAAGGTCGGCACGGGCCAGGAGCGCATGGTGCTGCTGGGCGGCTACCGCTCGGCGCTCCAGGAGTTCGGGGCGGGGTTCCCGGCCGGCGCGCTGCATGTGTCCGACGACCACGGCGCGGCGTTCCACTCGCCGCTCCAGCAGCACATCAGCGACTTCCTCGAGCCCACGCTGGAGGCCATGACCTTCCATGACCCACGGGTGCCCGTGCACTCGTGCATGGAGCGCAAGGCCCTCACCACCGCCGAGGAGATCCGCGATCTCTTCCGCCGCAACCCCACCGCCCCCGTGAGTGTCCCGCACATGATCGGCGGACTGGAGGACGGCGGCACCGAACTGGGTCTGGTGCTCGGCCCCGCCGCCTTCGGCACCTTCCAGAGCGCGGCGTTCCCCGTGGTCCACGTGGAATCCCCGGACCATGTCTTCGAGGCGATGACGGCGGTCTACGACTTCGGTATCGAACTCCCTTCCACGGAAGCCGGGGTGGCCCAGTGA
- a CDS encoding arylcarboxylate reductase yields MKDVTEQIDQWLSQDIDAWTRRVVRRHFDPDTGTPYWLKRAAELAIDPRDITRHDELSAFGPMPLGDLRTLDPAELVPQAVPRPLTGRVWDSGGTTGNPCRVFYTEPMLEHRAAWRRWVIEREGFEPGRTWLQATPTGPHLIGHGAVDLADLYDGRVYGIDFDPRWVKRLLRDGRLKDAQEYTAHITEQIAAVLEHQPVDYLVTTPALLQALIKARPELVARLKGVRLSGTHATPAMRRSFHKALDGGLVVVTYANTFGNTVGLPAEDDGAVMPYLPNYPQVTMAVVDKDDWSKVVGYGEQGQVRLTVLHDDLFLPNVLERDLAVRYDTGPEWPCDGVANVKPLQVVRSAPEGIY; encoded by the coding sequence GTGAAGGACGTGACCGAGCAGATCGACCAGTGGCTGTCGCAGGACATCGACGCCTGGACCCGCCGGGTCGTCCGCCGCCACTTCGACCCCGACACCGGCACCCCGTACTGGCTCAAGCGCGCCGCCGAACTCGCCATCGACCCACGGGACATCACCCGCCACGACGAGCTGTCCGCGTTCGGCCCGATGCCGCTGGGCGACCTGCGCACCCTGGACCCCGCCGAGCTCGTGCCCCAGGCCGTGCCCCGGCCCCTGACCGGCCGGGTCTGGGACTCCGGAGGCACCACCGGCAACCCCTGCCGGGTGTTCTACACCGAGCCGATGCTCGAGCACCGCGCCGCCTGGCGGCGCTGGGTGATCGAGCGCGAGGGATTCGAACCGGGCCGCACCTGGCTCCAGGCCACCCCCACCGGACCGCATCTCATCGGACACGGCGCGGTGGACCTGGCCGACCTGTACGACGGCCGGGTGTACGGCATCGACTTCGACCCCCGCTGGGTCAAGCGGCTGCTCCGCGACGGCAGACTGAAGGACGCGCAGGAGTACACGGCCCACATCACCGAGCAGATCGCCGCGGTCCTGGAGCACCAGCCGGTCGACTACCTCGTCACCACCCCGGCCCTGCTACAGGCCCTGATCAAGGCGAGGCCCGAGCTGGTGGCGCGGCTGAAGGGCGTACGGCTCAGCGGGACACACGCGACCCCCGCCATGCGCAGATCCTTCCACAAGGCCCTGGACGGCGGACTGGTCGTCGTCACGTACGCCAACACCTTCGGCAACACCGTGGGCCTGCCCGCGGAGGACGACGGCGCCGTCATGCCGTACCTGCCGAACTACCCGCAGGTGACCATGGCGGTCGTCGACAAGGACGACTGGTCCAAGGTGGTCGGATACGGCGAACAGGGCCAGGTCCGGCTGACCGTCCTGCACGACGACCTCTTCCTGCCCAATGTGCTCGAGCGCGACCTCGCGGTGCGGTACGACACGGGCCCGGAGTGGCCGTGTGACGGCGTCGCCAACGTCAAGCCACTTCAGGTCGTGCGATCGGCGCCGGAAGGCATCTACTAG